TtgaaggaggcagggagaggcTGGACGGGGAGGGGGTACCCCCCAGCGGAGGGCTTCTCTTCCTGGAGAAAGGACAGGGAGGAGAATCAGAGGCAGCTAGGAAGCCAGGTGTCCCACCCCCTACCCTCCCCCAGAAAGGAACGCTGGCTTCTTCTCACCTCTTGGGCGCTGGAGTGTCTGACAACTTGGGTGTCCCCTCTGTCTCGCTGTTATCTGAAGACGCAGTGGCATCTGAGTCTGTGAGTGGGGAGGGCTGGTTTACTGAGGAGTGggggttctagtctacccagaggggtGTAACCTCAGCTCTACGGAAAACCAGGGGAATCTGACTCCTCAAAATGTGCCCCTGTGCCATTCTGGGGAGGTCCCCAGCTTCTTAAAACATCCTTCACTTCCTCCTTCCTGTCCATGATGGCACGTTTGTCAAACACTATGTGTCAGGCTCTATGCTGGATGCTTTACATTCACCATCTCTGCTTAACTTGGAAACTATCCGAGAAGGAAGTGAAGGGTATCACCTCCACTTTCTGGAGAGGTCACTGACGCTCAGAAAGTACTGTGTGGGGCCGGGGCTGGTTCAACCAGGTCTGTGACTCCCTGACCACTTTATACCACTCTTTATTTGCCTCTAAACTCCCTTCAGCTCCCGCCCTCGCCTCACTCCTAATATCTAAGCTCTCTTGTTTTTCCTCTCCAATCTCTCCTTCCTTTATCACTCTCCCCCATTCCAACCACCACAAGGTCAGGCTGCTACTACGTTAAAATTGCCTGCTAAGCAGTCTCACGCTATCCACTCTGACCCCAGGATGACCTGAAATGTAAACGTGATCACATCTCTCCTGGTTATGTTCCCCGCTGTCTGCAAGTACttgaaacaaaccaaaccaaaccaaacccactgcctcgggtcgattctgacttgactcgtagcgaccctatagaacagagtagaaccgtctcaCAAGATTTCCGAGGTTgtccatctttatggaagcagactgccacaactttctcccacgcAGTGCCTGCTGGGTTAGCAACTAAGTGCTTGGACTGCTGCACCACCAAGATTCCTGATTTTACCTACTATCCTTTTAAAACACATAAATGAACGGGCAGCGCGTGTTCTGataaaacattatttacaaaAGCGAGCAGCACAGGTGGCAAGAGTTTGCTGATTCCTACTCTCAGCCCATGTTTATAAGCACTGTGAAGACAGGTGATTGTGACACGGCTTAGGAAGGCCCCACAGTGGAACAAGGCCACAAATGCCCACCTTATGGGCTTTTTCAAACTGTGGTTCTCAACCCATTCACGGGTCATGAAATCAACTTAATGGTTTGCAAAATgcattaaaaggaaaagaaaaaaaaaatctaaaaagtaCCAGAATGAACTACACGTAGCACTCTACacactgtttcattgttttgcgtGCATGTATGTGGACACTTGACCTTAAAGTGTGTCAGCCCTTGTTTTCCTCTATGCCTGGCTTGTTCTTGCCTCAGGCCATCTGTATCTGTTATTCCTTCTTCTTGGAAAGCTCTCACTCATATCCTCACTGGACTAATTTCTTCTTATAATCTAGATCCCAGCTCAAATGTTACCTCCTAAAAAAGGCCTTTCTTGATCACTCTATGGAGCCCTTGCCTGTTGTGTACTTTTGAACAGTCCACAAGCTAAAACAGCTTTTACCTTTTTATATGCttggaaaaaaagttaaaaaaaaaaactcacatgtAAAAATTACATGGCATTCAAATTTCAGTATCCATAAACAAAGTCCTATCGAAATACAGCCACGGTTATTTTTCACACATTGTCCATGGCTGTTTTTACACTACGGTAGCaagctgagtagttgtgacagagctTGTAAACCTCACAAAGTTTGTCAGTCCCTGCTCTAGGCTGATTACTACCACATAACTCTATTTTACTTCTTTCAATACCCTTACTACTATCTAAAATTGTAGCTTATTTCTCTGTTTACTCATTACTCATTTTTCTATTTACTAGAATATGAATGGCAAGAGGCCAACGGCTTTGTTCATCTTGGTTATTGCTGTATTCCTTTTTCCAACCACAGTGTCTGAAAACATGGCAAATATTCAAAAAATACTTGAGTAAAAGAATGGTAGGTAGGGGTGGAAGGCAAGCAAAAGGAACCGTTGGAGGCTGCACAAGTCTCCAGAGCCTAAAAGGAGTGGCTCAGGAAGCTTGCTGGAGTGCCGAAAACTATGTTCTCCATCAATTTCTCATGACCTTGCTCACCAGAAGAGTCTTCATCCACGTTCTCGTACTGCAGAAGTCGGTCAAGAAGGAAACTGAGGGAAGGGACGGAGAGAACAAGAGTGTTTATTCTCATCTCAGCGATGCTCTCCTGGGCCCTCTAGCCTCCTAGCCGGTCCTCCGGATCCTTCGAACAGCTTCGAGGCAGGCATTAGGCATTTGCGGCACTATTCCAGGTTGGGGCCCGAAAGGAGATCCACAGGAGCCACCTGACCACCCTCCTCCAACGTGCCTCACCTCTTGTCCCGGGACACCTTCAGCAATTTTCTCTGCGCCTTCCTGAGCTCCTCCTGGAAGCACTCGTGTTCCTGCACCGCGGGGCAAGGTGGGCGCTGAGCCAACGGCCGTCCGAAAAGGGCCCCAGAGACTAGCGACAAGCTCTCCCCAGCCCCTTTACACATGGGTAAACTGAGGTCTTCTCAGTGCCAGGCCTCCTCACCACCCGCAACCTCTCCGCCCCAGCACTCACGTAGATGAGAAACTTCAGCTTCCGCTTCAGGTTCCGATATTTCTTTTTGTAGTCCACCTCGCCTTCCGCTGGCCCGTTCATGACCTGACGCGGGAGCAGAGCCCCGGCGTCTGTAGTCCCGCTACTCCGAGCCGGCTCTACACGACCTCGACTTCCGGAGACTCTGCAAGCCTCTGCCCGCTGGGACTACAACTCCCGCGGCACCCCGCGCCCAGGGAGCGTTTGCCCACCGATTGCCCTCATGGGAAATGTCGGGAGAGGAACGTTGCTTCGGGTAGCTACGCTAAAGATGGCGTCGCAGCGACGCGATGACGTCACAAAGATGGCGGACGCCAGAGGGCACCTTTCCTGATTGTAAACGTGCTTCCAGATTTAAAGGCACAAACAGACTACACCCCCCCCCAAGGATTCCTAGTCTCCTTGCAAGAATGccctttttcttttgcctttcgaAAAATAGCAGCATAGCTAGCGCCCGTGACCAGGCGCCAAGGAGGCAGCGTCGCGGGTTGATTACGTCACAGCTAAGGATGCCTGCGCTGAAGCGGTTTCCAACGAGAACTTTTACAAAGTTTCGTTCTAAGCAAGGGAGCGAACCGCGAGACCTTCCAACTGCCGCGGGGAAAGCAAGATTTTATCTGGTAGAGTTCTCGGCTCAAGCAACTCGCGACCAAACCTAACGGTCTCGCCTGACGGTGCCACGGCACTGCGCGTGCGTGACCGCCTGTCAAACGCGTTGACGGAGGCCGAGAAGAAAAAAGGCGGGAGCCGTCAATCCCGGATGGAGCAAAATGGCGCGGGATAGCGAGATGCAGGAATTCACCCGTATCCTCTTCCGAGGACGCCCGGACCTCAGGTGCACTGGGGGCTGGAGGTGGGACTGGAAAGGGCAAGGGCGGGATGGGGACACCGTCTTGACACCATGTCCCCGCAGTACGCTCACGCACTCCATCGTGCGGCAGAGGTTCTTGGCTCACGTGGGCCGCGACCATCTGGAACCTGAAGAGAAGCAGGCGCTGAAGCGGCTGGTGGAAGAGGAGCTGCTGAAGATGCAGGTGTGGCCACGAGGCTGGGCCACGGGAGGCCGGGCTTGTtgctgagggggtggggcagaACACAACCTGGGTACATGCTTTACCCTCTTGATGCACACGCAGGTGGATGAAGCGGGTACCAGGAAGAAGCTAGACCTTAGGAAGCAGGTGAAGAGACCTCCCATCCCCTCcagtgatccaaaaagaaaaagactccGTTTCAGCTCAGAGCCAGGTTAGTGCCGCCTCCCAGCTACCAGTGCCTTCTGCATCTTtggtttatttagaaaatatttattgaacatgaaATATGTCCCAAGGTGTTAGATAAGGGGGATTATTGAGTTAGGAGCCAGGATCAGGATGGACTTGTAGTTGTTTTCTACTGCCCTTCACTCTGTCAGAGCAGGACTGGAGACAACCTATCTCAAGTGAAGGGAGAAGGaacaggaagaaccagtcccatCCCTTCTTTCCATATTCTAGAGCTCAGCTCTGCAGCCTCCAGTCCAGACTGCTTTGGCTTCCCAGCAAAGAAcggaatggcagcagcagaagtcAGCCCAGCTGAGAAGAGTCCGAGGCGAGCCTCACAGAAAGAAATGGGGGAGAGCAGAGATGAGGAAGAACAGCAGAGGGACTTGACTGCAAAGATGGGATTAGAGAAGGTGGTGAAGGAGAGcagtgaggaagaggaggaaggctTTGTCAAAACAAGTGAGATCTGGAAGAAAGACAGtagtgaggaagaggaggagttGAAAGgcaggactaggaagaaaactgTGACAAAGAAGAACAAGCAGACACCAGGCAAGGCCTCAGCCAGCAGGGAACAGGCTAGGGAGGAGAGTGAAGACAGTGAGGAGGAACCTGCCCAGAGGATgagaaggaagggggagggaaagaaaggagctAAAAGCCACCAGGAAAGTGAAAAGGAGAGTGAGGATGAGAAAGAGGAGACCCCAGCCAAGAATGAGAATAgagaggaggaagggggagaagaggaggatgaggagaaggaagggggagaagaggagaatgaggaggaggaagggggagaagaggaggatgagaaggaggaagggggagaagaggaggatgaggaggaggaagggggagaagaggaggatgaggaggaggaagggggagaagaggaggatgaggaggaggaagggggagaagaagaggatgaggaggaggaggaacggAAATGCAGAGCCACAAGCAGTGGAGGGAAAAGGTTAGGTTGGGGCGAAAGGAgcttgaagcagaaaagcagagCAGGGAAACTAATGGGAGACCGACAGGacagaggggaagggaagggaaaagaggCAACAGGCAGTGGGGATAAGAAAGGGGGAGATGAAATACTTCCAGTGCAGAGGAAGAGCAAGGATAGGGGCCAGTGTAAGGGGGGGAAAAGGCAGAGTGGAAGCAGCGAGGAGGATGGGAAAGACAGCCTGAGGAAGATGAAAGTAAGGAATAAAGGTGCTAGAAAGACAGTCAAAGCTAACAGTATCAATGGTGAGGAGAGTGACTTGGAGAGGGAGGTGAGTGACAGCGAGGCAGGAGGGAGTcccaaggaggagaggaagaaccgaTCTTCCAAGAAGAGCTCCAAGAAAGGCAAGACGCGaagctcctcttcctcctcctcagatGGAAGTCCAGAGCCCAGAGGCGGGAAGGTGAGGGTGAAAATGGGGAGGAAGGCCACCATCGGGGAGTAGGGAGACCCTGACTCAAGCCCAGCAGTCTTGGCTTTCAGTTGTTGTCTTTCCTTGCCAGGCTGTCTCTGGTCGCCATGGTGAAGACCACCCAGCTGTGATGAGGCTAAAGCGCTACATCCGGGCCTGTGGGGCCTATCGCAACTACAAGAAGCTGCTGGGCTCCTGTCACTCACACAAGGAGCGCCTGAGTGTCCTCCGGGCAGAACTGGAAGCCCTGGGCATGAAGGGTAAGACTGGGCATGCTCCAGGGGCTGTGTGAGAGGGCTCCTGCTGCTGAAAGGCTCACTTGCCCTTTCTGCCCCAGGTAACCCTTCCTTAGAGAAGTGTCGGGCCCTGAAGGAGCAGCGGGAGGAGGCAGCTGAGGTGGCCTCCTTGGACGTTGCCAACATCATCAGCAGTTCAGGTTAAGGGGCTTCTTCTCATTCCCCCAGGAGAAGATGGGGTTGGGCTTCCGCAGACAACTAATCTCCCCTTCCCCCTAGGCCGGCCACGCAGACGCACAGCCTGGAACCCTTCAGGAGAAGCAGCCTCCTCTGGGGAGCCATACCGCAGGACCCTGGACTCAGATGAAGAACGGCCCCGTCACCCACCCCCAGACTGGTCACACATGCGTGGCATCATCAGCAGTGATGGCGAGAGTAACTGAGCTCTGCCTGCCCCTGAGGAGGGACCCTTGCAGCTTGTACAAAGCATATATAGTACCTTCTGTTTTGTGCCTGCACAGAGTTGAAGCAGCTTTCTCCAGAGAAGACAAGCAGCTCCCAGAGACACAAGTTGTTGGGACCCAGCTTCTTGGCTCAGTTTTCTGTTTAAGGTGTTCACaggggtttattttttaaaattcaataaaGGACTGTTTGTAGTCATCTCATCAGAACTGGTTCTCTACTCTTACCCTCTGTACTTTGGGCCAGGAGCTGAGGAAGGACCACTGCTCACCATCTGGTTCCTTTTAATTTTCCCAGGTTCTCCAgtgaacttccagcctccagataCTGCCATCCAAAGTCTGCCATCAGACTGTATCAGAGAAGAGTACAGCTGCCTATTCTTCCTTCAGGCTGCCCAGTGGGCACCTCTGATCACCCTGCTTTTAGTCCAGTAACCTAATGCCTCGTTAAGAGGATGTGAATGATTGGCCTTGGGGAGAATGCGATGCACAAAGTGTCTTGGAGATGGCTGGTTTGTGTTTTCCTCTTCCCCCTACTTTTGGAAACAGTCGCTTCGTGCATGGACTATCTCTACTTCAACCTAAAAGGAATGGGTACAGGACTCAgagaagcactggtggcacagtggttaaagcacttggctgctaactgaaaggcaagCAGTTTgacccaccagcagttctgcaggagaTCTCTCTCTCACGGTCTGCtcccgtaaacattacagcctgggaaaccccagggggcagttctactctgtcctatggggtcattaggagttggaattcactcgatggcacacaacaggacCTAGACCTGACCCCATGCCTCTGGCTACAGACTGACCCAATGAAGTCACCTCAGGTCTTTGCTGGATTCTTTGCTGAGATTGCTAATAAAATGTAAGCCTGGAGCCTACTGGTGAAATGAACCTTCTGAAAATCAACGAAGCCAAAGCAAAGGGAAGCAGGTAAATTAAGAGACCAAGAGGCTGATGACGTTTTGAGGCCCTGGATCTAGTCATGGCCAAAGCCATCAAAAATCACTGGAGTTTTAAATTACACAGTCCAATAAATATAAGTAAACTACCACTTGCTGCTGAAAACAGCCCTTACTATACATCTTAGACAGAAAGGGTGAGTCCTGGGGTCTGTTAGAGTAACCAACAGTTTATTACAAGCTTGCACTGGGGTTCTGTGCCAGACCCATAAGCTGAGAGGGGCCCCATGACTGCCCCATGCCTGGGAGCAGCCCCTTCCAAGGTCCTTCCCTTggtcccccaccccagccctgatcccaattaaaaaaaagaaaaagaaaaaaagacaagacgGCACAGGACTTCAGACTGCAACGGAGGAGTAGAGAGACTCAGGTATCTTGATTCCAAGACCCCGTCCTGATCCTTCTTTCCCAGGAAGGCCACCTCCTCCTGTTCTCTCTGCCCCAGACCTGCTCTGCCAGGCCCCAGGTCTGGGGGCTCTGGATCCCCAGTCCACAGCCCCATTGCAGGGAATAGTGGAGTTTTCTGAATATCTCTAgacccacccttcccctcccccagggGACTAGATGAATATTtgacacgcacgcacgcacacctCCCTCCTTTCCCTAGGCTGACGGAGGGAGGTCCTGGCACCATGGTGGGGAGGCAGGGGCTCCTGGTCAGCCTTGAGGCACCTATGCCCAAGCTGGCCCAGGGCCACTGGCCAGCCCCAAGAAGCTCATGAGATGAGGTTTGAAGGGAACTGGACCTGACATCCTGTCCCCCACGCTTGGGTAGGCCTCAAGCTTACTGCCCTCCAGGATCAGGCTCCACCCACCCCGTCCAGCTCATCTACTCATCTGCTCTGCACTTCAGGAGTAGAAGTGAGAGGAACCGTTAAGGATGTGGGAAGCGACACTGGTGCTGCGGCTTAGAGGCCCAGGGACTGCAGCAGCAGGCGGGCCCACGTTCTCACTGCCACTGCCCCCTGAGGCTGCCCGCCGTAGGGGCTGGGGGCTATTTCTTAGCAGCAGCAGGGCTCCACCGCGGGGTGTCCCACTCTGTGCTGGAGGCCCGATCCAGTTTGGGGGACCTGGGGGAGCCAGCAGAGAGGGCTGACGCCAGGCTGGGGGGGGCATGCCTGGTGGAGGAGGGCCATGGCTCCAGTGTGCCCCTGAGCGGGGAACAGGACGGGAGGGccaagcaggggcagggggtggaGCAGGATAGCCCTGGGCAGCAGCCTCGGCTGGGATGCCCCCAAGAGCCATGCTGGAGAAGCCCAGCCTCATACTCTCAGCATCGAAGGCCTCGATTTCACGGGCCTGCCGCTCGAGCAAACTCCGGATTCGCTCGGAGCGCCCTGTCTGTAGGGCCAGCAGCTCCTCTTCCACCTGGGGCACCCAGAACAGAGGTTAGAGTCCAGGGGTGGGGAGCCTGCCTTCCCCTCCCATCCTGGAGGCCAAGCTCCCTTACCCGCTGCTCCAACAGGGCCCGCCTCAGAGCTACCCTCTGCTCCAGCTCCCGCAGCTCCCGTTCGTGTTGACTCTCTGTGCGGATCTTGATCTTGCTCTGGTAAGCATTGAGCAGCTCCAGTTCTTGTTGAAGCTGCTGCCGAAGGGCCTGAAACTCTGCCTCCTGGGTCTCATCGAGCCGCAGCTGGAgaaaaagaaccagtttttgggaCCTCCTCCTTACCCCCATGATCCTACCCCCTGCGTCAGGTAGGCCTGGGCCCTGATGTTTCGAACAGCAGCCAGTCTCAAGAGCTACCAAAATTAAGGACCATCATGCCCTGTCACACAACAATTAcacttccaggaatttatcccCCAGGTATTCTGCACATGTGCTTGAAGGTGTTTATAGAAGCATGGCAATAGCGAAATGCTGGATACAACCCCAATGTCCGCCGATAAGGctgtggttaaataaattatggtataaccACACCACAGAGAACTCTATACTGTTGAAGAAAATGAGATACATGTACAGACATGGGAAGGTGTGCAAGaaatattaagtggaaaaaggaaGTTAGAGAACAGTATGTGAAGTAGGATACCATTTCTGTTTAAAAGtttcatataattttccaaaTATGCACACGAACAAATCTAGAATACGCAGTCATTAGTAACAATAGTTACCTCCAAGAAGAAGGATTTGGCTGAGAGAGAATAGCAAAGGATGGGGGACCttttgaggagctctggtggtatggtgttaaagtgcttggcagtttgaacccaccagctggtctttgggagaaagatgtggcagcctggttccgtaaagatttacagccttggaaacgctacggggcagttctactctgtcctgtaaggtcgctatgagtcggaatcaacttgacagcagtgggtttggtggttttgggGGAGCTCTTTTGTACTGCATGTAAATTTTAAGCAGCCAGTCCCAGTGCTATGTGTGATCACTTTTACAACAAGAACCTTCAAAATCCTCCAGATTTTGTGGTAAATGGGCCCAAAGGCCACAATCGTTTTGACTTGCTCCCTGTAAACACATTCAACTAACTTGGGCCCAGTAAAAAAGAATTATAGCCACTTGTTTCCTTGGTGGTTCTGGGTACAACAGGCAGGCTGGCTTTGTCAATACCTTAAGAAAATACTAAGAAAAACGATAAAACCACTGGGGAGAATACCAATAATGGGAGACTATGAGATTCCCAAATACAAAAAACTCCACCTGTCTACACCCTCCACCCATAACTACGCTGTAAATACAGGGGCCAAATGCTATCATGCTCCCTCCCTGGACCCCAGGCCTCACCGCCTGCGAGCTGAGCATCTCCGAGATGGACTGGTCATACTGCTCGGCCAGGATTGCTAGCTTGCGGGTCTGTTCTTCCTTGAGCCGCTTAAGGAGGCTCTTGTGCTGAGCTTTGGGAGTGGTCTCCAGCAAGTGTGCCCGCAGAGCCTTGTACTGCCGAGTCTGGATCTTGCACGTCTCCTggaactgcttcttgatctgcaGCTCCTTAGACTACGCAGTGGATGGATCGAAGGgagatgggggcggggggagggagaagaggaaaaggaggaggagaaggaacaaccaggggagagggggagaagagaaagaggagaggagacagaagcagagacagggagagggagagaaacagaaaACATGTTAGACAGAGGGGGCGGGGGGAGCTGTATACAGACAGACGTGGAGAGATGGGGTTGTGTGGAGAGATAAGGAAGGCTCTTGGGCAAGAGATGCAGAGAAGACGAGACAGGTTCCAAGAGCACATTCACAGAGCTGGGTGGAAAACCCACAAGGAAGAGCATCAGACagcatgttcatggataggaaatcGAGAATCTGTACAGAATACTGAGTACACACAAGAAAGAAGCTCTGATCATGCAGAGACGGAGAAAGTACAACCTAAAGACAGAAACATGTGAGCAAATATAAGAATGTGTGTAAGAGTGAAAAACCAAGTCACACAATACACCCATGGAAAAAGCAACACAACTAAGGAAAGACAGAGGAAGTCCCAGGTTCGGCACctcagggaggaagggagggaaggagggtaagCACTGAGCTAAGAGATGGATAAGAAGGGGTTGCCCCATCTTGGGCCACATAAGGGAAAGGGTCAAAGGATGTGGCCAGAAAGGGCCTAACAAACTCAATGGGCCAGCAGCTGCCACCCTCCTGACCAGATCCGCATTCCAGCCCCGCTCCTTACACACTCAGCTCCCACCCCAAGCCCACAACCAATCCCATTTCCACTGTTCCATCACTCTCTGCCTGGCCCCTCAAGCTCagccccccaacccccgccccgTGGAGGGTTTGCAGTCTCATCCCCCAACCCTTTCGGGTAATGCTTGATGCCAGGAGAGAAACTTCATTCCCGGACAGAAGGGAACCATGGAGGGACTGGGTTGGTAGAAAAGGCAGGGCTCGGAGGACAAAGGACCCAGAACCAAAGGGCTCTCTAGAAGGAACCTACCAACTGGGAACTGTGGGACCAAGAAGTTTTGTGGAAGCTCAACAGGGGCCCAGACCCCAGAGCTGGGGGTGGTTGTGGTGCAATGAAACTACAAAGCCATAGAGGATGAGGCTGAGGAGTGAAAGGGGTTAAGATAACGTAGATGGCGGTGAAGAGGTCGTGGAACTGGGAGTCAAGGGTCTAGATTGGGGGCATACCGGGGAGGCTAGGCGGCAGGACAAA
The sequence above is drawn from the Elephas maximus indicus isolate mEleMax1 chromosome 12, mEleMax1 primary haplotype, whole genome shotgun sequence genome and encodes:
- the INO80E gene encoding INO80 complex subunit E isoform X5; translated protein: MNGPAEGEVDYKKKYRNLKRKLKFLIYEHECFQEELRKAQRKLLKVSRDKSFLLDRLLQYENVDEDSSDSDATASSDNSETEGTPKLSDTPAPKRKRSPPLGGTPSPSSLSLPPSTGFPLQASGAPSPYLSSLASPSYPPFPSDYLALQLPEPSPLREPSPLRPTRQKRPRLPRKLKRDHSGCSVEEELELGEAEGRESS
- the INO80E gene encoding INO80 complex subunit E isoform X4 is translated as MNGPAEGEVDYKKKYRNLKRKLKFLIYEHECFQEELRKAQRKLLKVSRDKSFLLDRLLQYENVDEDSSDSDATASSDNSETEGTPKLSDTPAPKRKRSPPLGGTPSPSSLSLPPSTGFPLQASGAPSPYLSSQLASPSYPPFPSDYLALQLPEPSPLREPSPLRPTRQKRPRLPRKLKRDHSGCSVEEELELGEAEGRESS
- the INO80E gene encoding INO80 complex subunit E isoform X3, encoding MNGPAEGEVDYKKKYRNLKRKLKFLIYEHECFQEELRKAQRKLLKVSRDKSFLLDRLLQYENVDEDSSDSDATASSDNSETEGTPKLSDTPAPKRKRSPPLGGTPSPSSLSLPPSTGFPLQASGAPSPYLSSMAVGTPDCPVGGPLTFPGRGAGAGVGAALAPLPPPKMPPHTILSTVPRQMFSDAGSGDDALDGDDDLVIDIPE
- the HIRIP3 gene encoding HIRA-interacting protein 3: MARDSEMQEFTRILFRGRPDLSTLTHSIVRQRFLAHVGRDHLEPEEKQALKRLVEEELLKMQVDEAGTRKKLDLRKQVKRPPIPSSDPKRKRLRFSSEPELSSAASSPDCFGFPAKNGMAAAEVSPAEKSPRRASQKEMGESRDEEEQQRDLTAKMGLEKVVKESSEEEEEGFVKTSEIWKKDSSEEEEELKGRTRKKTVTKKNKQTPGKASASREQAREESEDSEEEPAQRMRRKGEGKKGAKSHQESEKESEDEKEETPAKNENREEEGGEEEEEEDEEEEERKCRATSSGGKRLGWGERSLKQKSRAGKLMGDRQDRGEGKGKEATGSGDKKGGDEILPVQRKSKDRGQCKGGKRQSGSSEEDGKDSLRKMKVRNKGARKTVKANSINGEESDLEREVSDSEAGGSPKEERKNRSSKKSSKKGKTRSSSSSSSDGSPEPRGGKAVSGRHGEDHPAVMRLKRYIRACGAYRNYKKLLGSCHSHKERLSVLRAELEALGMKGNPSLEKCRALKEQREEAAEVASLDVANIISSSGRPRRRTAWNPSGEAASSGEPYRRTLDSDEERPRHPPPDWSHMRGIISSDGESN